ACGCGACCTGCACTAGTATTTCGGATAGAGTAAGACTGTAGACCTGGGTAACAGGAGTTCCTACCCGCACATAGATGACGAGGAAGGGAACACAAATGGAGGATATCATGGCCAGGGCATCAGATATCAGAAACACCACAAAGGCAATCCCCCTTATACGCCTGTAGATGCTGTCATCATCGCTGCGATCCCTCTCAAAACTCCCTGATAAGGTGAATGCTGCAGTGAAGGTGACGGTGGTAATAAGCGCTGCCACGACGGGTAGACTATCGGCGATCTCTTTATAGTTCTTCTCTTCGACTTTGCTCTTTTGGTCTACGGTATGCTTACTGTCGgctatttcttttttattcttctctTCAACCGTGCCCTTTTGGTCTACCGGATGTACCATATCCTCAAGGAGCTGCGGGTCACTGAATCGCGCACCCTTATTCGTCAAATCAATCACTACCTTGAACTGCAAAAACAAGTAGAACCTGTTGGATCATTTAGACGGACACCAAGAACAGGGGTGAAGGGTTGAAAGTACGTACCATTTTGATTTCCAGGCGGTTCCTTGTGTTGGATAGAGCGACATCAAGAGCGGTTTGGCCGCGGTTGTTGGTTGCACTAAGCTTGACGCTTGGACTGGACGACAACATTTGTATGATGGGCATGTCTCGAGATATTATAGCTCGATGCAGGGGAGTGTTCCCATTCGAATCCGGCTCGTTCAAGAGATCAGTGAGACTAGGTGATGTTGCCACAAATCGGACCACTTGTTCTCTTCGTTTGCTGATGGCTACGTGGAAGAAGTTGCCGCCCTCCCCGTCCCTCACCTCCGTACAACCGTGGCATGTTTGGATGAGATGTTTGATCACGTTCACATGCCCGAAGCTTGCAGCGACATGGATTGCAGAGGCGCCACCATTGTCTCGCAAATACGCAGTAGATTCATCATTTTGTAGCAGAAGACCCACCATTTCGAGGTCTCCGCGGGCGGCTGCAAAGTGGAGAGGTACGAGTCCGGCGGCATCGGCCTTTCGGGTTAAACTGCCCCTCTGCCGCAGCAACATCTTTGTGATTTCCACAGCTGATAAATCGGAAGCCGTCGGAAAAGGTTGTGGGATCCACCAATAAACTAAAAGCTTATATTAAACAtgattatttataatcttttagAAGATTCCATCTTATTTCTTTTCTGAGTTCCGTGTATATAAATAAAGCATGCGCCGTAAACTCAGGATCTTGACTCCAATTATGAAATGAAGTGTGACTAAGACTTCTAAATCAAAAtcctatatatttaatatttcaagaaacccaatataaaaaatatattgtcaaacctttcttttgaaataAACGTAATTAATTATACACTAAGGAAACTACTATTGGAACAATCTACTGTTCTAAGTCATAAAAAGTTGATCCAGCATGCAAAACACAGGCACTATGAGAGAGAGTCTTAATTGAAACAGATGGATAGTTCTATGTCTATAAGATTTAACAGTACAATTTGACACAGGGTTCGTGTGATCGATCGACTTACGGTGGCTCCTGAGCACGGCTGAGTGCAAAGCCGTCCGCCCATTAGGTCCGTCGCACGACGCCTCCGTCGCCGCCAGCAAACGCCGCACGATCGACGCCGACCCGCTTTCCACCGCCATATAGAGGGGCGACACGCCGTTGACGTTGTTGGTCACCGCCGATACGCCCGGAGCCTTCGCCATCAGTTCCTCGACGAAGGAATCGTGGCCGTTCAGTGCCGCCTCGTGCAAGGCTGTGTTACCAACGTTGTTTACCATGTAGGGCAGCCGACGTTCAGGATCGCCGCGACGGGGAGGGTGAGGAATGAAGACATCCACCATGGGCGTGTGGCCGGCTCTGGCAGCGCAGTGCAATGGAGTGTCTCCTTGTCCGTTTTGGATCACGAGGAAGAAGGGCTGCCGGCTGAGGGCTCTGGTGGCGAAGTCAGTGTGTCCTAGCTTGGCTGCAATGTGAAGCACGGTGTTCCTTTCGGCCGTGACTTGAAGGAGGGAGTCGTTCCCTCCGAGTACGCTCATGTCGCCCGTCCTCGCTGCCACCAACAATTCATGGCTCATCGGAGTAGCGAATAAGCCAGGGAGTGGTTCCATGGCCTCCTCCTCTCCTTGTCGAGATACTCTTTAACTATTATAAAGTAACCCAAGACGATATGCCGTCGATAAGAATGCGTTTGTGTGTTATGGTTCTAACTCATAATGTCTCTAAACAGTGCGATAATGAATTAAACTGAAACTTGGTAGTTGGTAATCTTTGACCCATTCTCCAAAACATGTCTGAACAGAGTCAATGTAAAACCAGCCGACTCCCAAGTCTTTCTTATTGTGGATGACAGTAGCTAACACATGATCAAGCCATGAGATGGTTTGGATGGGAAGTCCCCATCGATCGTCCATCATCTGCATAGAATAGAATAGAACACCAGCACATACATCCCGTTCCAGTGGGAGTTTCTGATTTCTGATATCTTATGACAGTAACTAACGCATGATCAATGCATCTCTCTCATCCAGCGAAAGTCTTTCTGATTTCTGTGATGCTTGCATATTTAGTCACATTGATTTCAGTAGTGCCACAATAATACCTGCCTTCTCCTCTCACACAAACCACACTACTGTTTTATGAAAAATGATCATTATAACCATGCTTTTCTATATACAAACATGCAAATGTAGTCTCTTGATGTTAAGTTAGCACACATTGCTAAGATTGCCCAAATCAAAGTACATCTTGATTGTCACATCAGTTCCTCCCTCTACTCTTCTAATCTGTGATGCGACCATATTAACTACCCTCTTTAGTTATTCTTCGTTTTTGAGTTCAATTAATTCTTCTCCTTCTACTCCTTTGAAATAGACCCTATggctattttcatcttgattttcaTCTTTATTCGCTTTCTTTTCGGCATTGGTAGATGAAACCAACATATTAgatgagaagaaaagaaaaaagacttGCATGATAAAAGAAGTCACGTCAATATAAATGAATGCATTTGACCAAATTTCAAAGTCAACCACATAAGTT
This genomic stretch from Musa acuminata AAA Group cultivar baxijiao chromosome BXJ3-9, Cavendish_Baxijiao_AAA, whole genome shotgun sequence harbors:
- the LOC135648976 gene encoding uncharacterized protein LOC135648976 gives rise to the protein MSHELLVAARTGDMSVLGGNDSLLQVTAERNTVLHIAAKLGHTDFATRALSRQPFFLVIQNGQGDTPLHCAARAGHTPMVDVFIPHPPRRGDPERRLPYMVNNVGNTALHEAALNGHDSFVEELMAKAPGVSAVTNNVNGVSPLYMAVESGSASIVRRLLAATEASCDGPNGRTALHSAVLRSHPVEITKMLLRQRGSLTRKADAAGLVPLHFAAARGDLEMVGLLLQNDESTAYLRDNGGASAIHVAASFGHVNVIKHLIQTCHGCTEVRDGEGGNFFHVAISKRREQVVRFVATSPSLTDLLNEPDSNGNTPLHRAIISRDMPIIQMLSSSPSVKLSATNNRGQTALDVALSNTRNRLEIKMFKVVIDLTNKGARFSDPQLLEDMVHPVDQKGTVEEKNKKEIADSKHTVDQKSKVEEKNYKEIADSLPVVAALITTVTFTAAFTLSGSFERDRSDDDSIYRRIRGIAFVVFLISDALAMISSICVPFLVIYVRVGTPVTQVYSLTLSEILVQVAFIGFKAAFVSGVCVLIADHYMWLTILICLVILLSATALKRRILPFYPYLCWLTRGSEFQIIYISLMIARYKLIRIANYELAIDFIKFPGVWGFSITKF